Part of the Nitrospira sp. CR1.1 genome is shown below.
TCCTGCGGGAGACCCGTGATCTCGTGGATCGCGTCAAGGTTACCCCATCGCGTCGTCAGAAAGCCTTTGAGGCACTGTATGCGGCCGAGGGCAGCGACTGGTTCTGGTGGTTCGGCGAGGACCAGGCCTCGGACTCCGATGCGGAGTTCGATGACCTCTTTCGCGATCATCTGAAGACCGTCTACCGATCCATTGGCCGGAACCCACCAGTGACACTCGATCAATCCATCGCGCCCCATACGCTGATCTGGACCTTCGCGCGTCCGATCGCCTCGATCCGACGCGAGCACCGACTGACCATCCGGACGAATTGTCCGGGCCGGGTGAGCTGGAAAACCGATCCCGATGACCAATGGCGAACGCTCGAGATGATTCCGGCTGGCGGGGTCATGGCCGCGATCCATCGCTTCGGGGTAACGCTGGGGCCGTTTGCTCCAGCGACGCGCCAGATCGAGTTCCGATTCCATTGCGCGCATCCGGCCTGCTGCGGGACCGATCCGTGCTGCCGATTCGAGCTTCGGCGGATCGAGGTCACCGAGGCGCAGGCGCCCAGACGGCTCCCGGGAAGATCTGGCGGACGCGCGCGTCAGTCTGCCTCGACTGCGGAATAGCCTGAAAGTCACGTTTGGAGGAAACCGCGAAAGGTGACCTGTGCCGCAGGATGAGCAACGAGGAGAGCAGGTAGCTGACACGGCCGCCATTGTGCGGCTGAGCGCGTTGGTGCGTGAACACCGTGTGTGCTGGGAGGTGTTACCGGAACTGCTTCCGGTCACGGACGAGCAGCCGCTGCTGGTCGGCTTCAATCTGGAACTCTACGGCGCCCACGCACACGGAACCGAAGCGCCGCATCCGGGCTGCGAGCAATGCCGAACCATTCTGGGCCATCTGCGCGAGGTCGCAAAGTGGATCCTGCCGAAGGCGGAAAGGCCTTCGCAGTACTACATGTCCGTCAGGGACAATGTCATTCTCTATGACCCCGTCCGACACAATCGGTCGGAGGTGACGGTCACGATCACAATTCTCCATCGAGCGCAGCTGGATGCCCCTGTGGACGCGTGCGAAGTCTTTTGCCTCCATGAGATGGAAGGCAAGCTGAAAGAGATCGGCGCTCGCTATCGGCAATGGGAAGGGGATGGATATAAAGACGCAGGATGAAAGGAGGGAAATATCATGAAGCTCGTGAACAACCATAAGCGGCATCGCTGGGTCCTGACCGCAGGACTGCTCCTGCTTGCAGGAAGTCTCGCAATGCCGATCCTAGCGGCGAAGACTGCACACGCCGATCATCCGGCCGCGCAGGCCACCGACAACCAGGCCTTGGCCGATCAGATTCAACAATTGCAGCAACAGGTCGCAACCCTGCAGGCCATCCTTCAAAAGCAGAACAGGCAGCGGCGCAGCAGCGCGATGGGAAGTGGCGGAACGATGAGCGGCGGCGGCAAGATGACCATGATGGACGACGACATGAGCCAGATGGGCGGCATGTCCTCCGGCGGGAGCTCCGGCACGGGCATGATGGACATGGAAGATGAAGGCGAAATGGCCGGCATGTCCCCTGGCGGAAAGTCATCCGGCGGCGGCAGCATGGGCATGATGGAAGGCGAGATGGGCGGGATGTCGTCCGGCGGCAACATGAAGATGTGTTGTATGGGCGAAATGGGCGGGATGATGGGTGGCATGAGGAGTTCCGGTATGGGCGGCATGAAAAGATCGTCATCCGCCATGCCCGGACAGCCGGGCGCCTCTCACCTGTATCACGTCGGGTCAACCGGCTTTTTCCTTGACCATGCAAAGCATATCGCCCTGACTCCTGAACAAAAGACGACGTTGAATCGCTTAAAGGAGAAGGCCCTGCTCGATCGCGCGACGCAGCAACGCCGCATTGATGGAGCCGAGCAAGAGCTGTACATGTTGACGGGCGCCGACCAGCCGGATGTCGCCCAGATTCAGGCCAAAATTGCGGAGCTCGAGAAACTGCGGGCGGATCAACGCATGAACTTCATCCGAGCGGTCGGGGAAGCGGCCAAGGTCCTCACTCATGATCAACATCGGACCCTGTTGGGAACGATGACGTCCAAACAACAGTAAGGACGAACCATAAAAGGAGCAAGCGCCATGCTTACGAAAACGATTTTAGTGACGGCTGTCTGTTTTACGGTGGGTATTTCTTCCTTAAGTTTCGGCGAAGATCGGTCGAGCCAGGTGTCGCCGGAGTTGCGAAAGGATCTGGCCGATATGTATCAGAAGATGGCGGATTGTTTGAGAATGGGAAAGCCCGCCGAGGACTGCCAGCGGGACATCGCGAAGGATTGTCCCGTTATTGCCAAGACAGGGCAATGTCCCCTTCAAGAGGGGATGGGGCATATGGGGATGGGACAGATGCAGGGTGGCCGTGGCTCACACTCCGAGGGGAGAGGGCCCATGTCGGGCCCTCATGAGATGCGCTAGCAGAAATGTGTGAGGCGATGAAGACGCGTTGCAATCGATGGTCGGCCGTGAGTCTGGCAACCGCTCTGGTATGGGCTGCGCCGTCTCTCGACCAAACGGCACAAGGCCAGCATGCCGAGCACCACCCTCAACCGGGTTCAGGTGATTCCGCAGGTTCCGGTGATGCCCCGGATAGGGCCGCGGGCGGGACGATGGGCGGGAGCATGGGAGAGATGCGCGGTGGCACGGG
Proteins encoded:
- a CDS encoding periplasmic heavy metal sensor, translating into MKLVNNHKRHRWVLTAGLLLLAGSLAMPILAAKTAHADHPAAQATDNQALADQIQQLQQQVATLQAILQKQNRQRRSSAMGSGGTMSGGGKMTMMDDDMSQMGGMSSGGSSGTGMMDMEDEGEMAGMSPGGKSSGGGSMGMMEGEMGGMSSGGNMKMCCMGEMGGMMGGMRSSGMGGMKRSSSAMPGQPGASHLYHVGSTGFFLDHAKHIALTPEQKTTLNRLKEKALLDRATQQRRIDGAEQELYMLTGADQPDVAQIQAKIAELEKLRADQRMNFIRAVGEAAKVLTHDQHRTLLGTMTSKQQ